One Salvia splendens isolate huo1 chromosome 1, SspV2, whole genome shotgun sequence genomic window, GACAATTATTATATGGACCCGAAGACCCGTCCGTGCTATATATGCACAAACatcacatttcaaataaactaatGAAAGAGGGCACAACACAAGTATTTAAAGTCCGAAGGACAGAAAGTAAGACTTGGGACGTCGACATTCATGAGGATGTTAGGTATTGGCTTGACGCCTTTGGGTTCAAAGGCGTGATGGATTGTGGGAGATCGATGAAGGTCGACAATGAGCTGATCACGGCTttgattgagcgttggaggccTGAGACGCACACTTTCCATCGCCCGATCGGAGAGACGACGATTACCTTGGAAGATGCTCAAGCCATTTGGGGCTTGAGGGCGTGACTATCATGTCGGCTATCCAGATTGGACTAGCAAGTGCCGCgatttgttgggatggataccggATACATCCACAGAGACAAAGCAAGGCGGTTTGCTGATGACCGCGCTGATCAATCAGACGAGGATACCTCTGGGTGATGATCTATCTACGTACGTATACATCCAAAGGGCACGTATCCATGCCCTAATTTTGTTAGGAGGTCTCATTCTACCAGACACCACGGGGTGTAAGGTTCcatttatgtggttgaatgCGCTTGAGAATCCGGAAGAGGTGAAGAATATTAGTTGGGGAAGTGCGGCTTTGTCCTACCTTTATCATTATCTGTGCGGGGCTTCCATGGATAAGAGGAAAGAGTTGGGCGGGCCTATGATCCTCCTGCAgctatgggcgtgggaaagaatgcccacattgaggCTTGCGTTCATAGGATCAGTCGTGCACGAGCCATATACACCATGTGGCGCTAGGTATATatctaaatttttatttatttatgcatcTTGGGTTATTTTCTGACATCAATTTTATGTATAGGTGGAAAGGAACAACGCAGATAGGAAATGCTCCTAGACACTCGGTTGAGCATTACCGTGACCAAATATCTCTGATTAGACCTGGACAAGtgaatattatttcaatttagacttcatttatgaatttattatggaGTTAATTTGGCGTTTGCATTGCTGTTTTGTAGTTTATCTGGACGCCATACGCACATTGCATACTGCCTGAGTACTGTAGTGATGTGAATGGATGCTCTTTGTGCGAAACCTACTTGGTGTGTTGGACCTATGTCGAGGAACATGAGGCTGGACGAGTGCGGCGACAGTTCAATCGGTATCAGGATATACCTCAATATGTTGACAGGATGCTAAAGAATGCCGATCATTTCAGAAAAAATGACCGGCGTGGTAAGAAGGGCAACAACTGGGAAAACACACACCAGTTCTACATTGGGGAGTGGGGCCTGAGGTATGAACGGTTCCAGGCAATCGACGACGCCCCGATGTCCATGAATATTCCCATGAGCCCGAGGTATATGGCGTGGTACAACAAGATTACAGTGACGTACCTGACCCAGCCTGGGGTACAACCAACTGCTGGGATGAACGAGTCGGCTTGTTCGATGAGATTATTTGtaagtttgttatattaaacTATATGCTTTTGTGTGTTATAGATTGTTTCGTATTGATATTTGTATCATTTTTCTTTGTCTAGGTTGAGGGTTTTCAGCAGGTTTTCCATTTAACTATTGAAGACGAAATGGACCCACGGATGCGCCAGATTCGAGAAATTGCTAGGCATGTCCTCCAATCTACGAACAACGCCGATGCAATGGAGTACCCGACTTCTCAACATCAAGATGTGGTCAATCCTTATCAACCAGAAGTAGTTCCACGGCGTCGTGGGGTGCCTGGTGTTCGGACTGGGGGACACAGCTTCACAAAGCAGTTTAGGATGTCGTAGCCGCATCCCGATTATGTAGTACCAGAGTCGCTGAATCTAGAGCATGACCCACCCCAGTGGTCTTCATACCCGGCGCATGAGTCTCAGTCACAGTGGGACCGTCCCCTGTATTCTCCAAGCCAGCCTGAGCCCGATTGGAATCGTCGCCCATACTCACAAAGCCAAGATATGCCGCAATGGAGTGGAGCCCGAGCGTCGGTCGATTCTTTCTTCCAGAATTATTAGTTCGTGCCTCCTgtacaagttgaagaagaagatgatgatgaagtaGAAGACGAAAATGACAACATAGCGgaggaaaatgaggaagaagacgTTGTTCAGAGCATCCATGTCCAACCTCGACCAGCTGCGGAGGGTTCATCACGCGGCGGGGTTGGGAAGATAATGAGCAAAGTGTACAAGAGATTGTCATCGAGGAAGAATAAGGGGATTGAACCGTCGAAATACACTCCATCGTCGTATAAGTAGCGACTTTCATCTTCAAGGAACAGGTATGTTTATTATGCTTATTTCAAATATAAGTATGCATACTGTAGCGACTTTCTGTTGGCCTCTTTAAAAGGCCAACAGAAAATTTGATCTGATCATTTGTGATTTTACCCCATTCTTTGAAATGCTCCTTTTTTCAGGTTAAGCCTCAAGCTATAAATGATCCCACACCAAATTCTGGAGAAGAGTTGTAGTAGCATTATTTATTGACACGAAATGATCTCTTAATTAATGTCACGATAATGTTAAAACAGACTTAATTTGGTAACGGctttatttagtttaatttctTATAGTTGAATAAATATGAGTGCATATTAATAAAATCGTACACTAAATATATTTGGTAGTATATTTCAATGTATTAATCTTTTAGGCATCGAAGAAGAACATTTTCTCAATTTTGTTTTGAGTGGATTTTGGTTGGAGAATAAGGTAGAGAAACGTGGACAGTGGATCTCATGAATATCTCAATAACCTTAATTAGTACTCCCTATATTAAAGAATATGtcgaaattataatttaaaacatgTTTAGCTATTTGAGGAATCTGTAGACAGCAGTAGCTATTATGCATATTATGGAAACGTGAAGAAATCGATAGTCATGTAGAGTGGCAGATACACAGAAGAAATTACAAGGAACATTTCATCAGCAGAATTGTAGCAAAACAAAACCGTCTAATTGGTGTCAGATAGAAGAAATTACAATtcatcaaaataatattgttcTCCTGCTAATTCATCTTCGTCTCCAGCtcctaaacaaaataaaaaaaaataggaatTTATCTTCTTATTCCTTTCACACAAACAGACAaaaattgagaagaaaaaatacCTGCACTACAGATGTCAACAATTTCTTCAGGAAGCTCCTACATAACACGACCGACTGTGCAATTTCTTCGGTCATGACCCTCTACGCCGCAATTCCCGCACTTGCGGGGAGCTCTCGGTTCATCTTCCTCcggacatccatttgattagGAATCCTCCGTGTTCTGCCTCGTCCGCGCTTTCGAGGAAGCAACTGCTCAGGGGTGATACGCAATTTCCATCCAGGTTTTGTCCAATAGTCTTCGTGTCTTGGTGCTTGAAATGAGCCACCATAGTACTGTGCTTCCCATGTAACTTTGTGGTTGTGTTTATCAATGAGTTCAAACATAGAGTTACCTCTATCTCTGGCAACGGCGCACGCATGTGAACAAGGaactctccacatctgccacttcccTCAACTGCACTTTGAATCCATAAACTCGACGTCTTGTCTGTTATTGCCCTTTGCCTGTCCCTTTTCGACACGTGGACGACTTAGAATTTGGTAATGACCTAGTTCTCTGGCAAGTACTGAACAGTAATGCAGTTGCCCCTTCGCATCATTCGCAGCAAGTTTGTCCCTCGCCCACGAGGTCAACCGACCTTCGGTATGTTGTATTTATGTCTTTCTATCTGCCCACCATTGCACTGTTCTCCAAAATGTCAGATCAACCAAAGCTCTAATTGGCAACTCTCTTATACCTCTCAACACGTTGTTGTAGCTCTCTGACATGTTTGTTGAGGGCACCCCCCATCTCAGTTCATCATCGTAACAAAGAGACCAGTTTTCTTTTTTGGCTTTGTTAAGCTCGTGTATCGCAACAAGACTTTCCTCCCGTAGTGCACGTCGCCTTCGCATGTATTTGCGTACTTGAGTTGTGACACCCAATGCCCATACCATGCCTTTCACTCTATCTCCCTTACCCTTAAGTTTCGTCAAGATATTTTTCCTCGCATggatcaaacaaaatttgtggtgacATATCAACGGCTTTTTCCATTCATCAGAACGCATAGCCTTAAGGATTCCTTTATGCCTATCCGAAATGATGCAAACCTCCCTTTGGTATTTCAACACATGAAttctgacatgatccaaaaCCACTCCCAACTGTCGCtagtttcttcatcaacaacagcatatgcaatagACAGACAtttcttgttagcatcaacaccacaagcaacaagcaacttACCTTCAAACCTTCCTCGAAGGTGAGTCCCGTCTATTGTTAAAACTGGTTGACACTCTTGGAAAGCATGTATAGCATGCCAAAGTGCTCAGAAAACGTAATAGAAGACTTTATTACGACCCTGGCTCAACAACTCGTTATGCCTCCACTCAACGATTGTGCCTGGATTCCTAGACTACAGTTCAAGCATGTAGCTTGGCAAATCCCTAAATGACTCCTCCCATCCACCAAATACAATCTCTAAAGTCCttctccgtgcataccatgccttcttataactgattacCACATGAAATTTGTCATGAACAAAATTTCTTACGACTGCGGCTTTGAACTCGGCATTTTTTAGCAACTGATGGCGAGTACACAAAGCAATCATTggtgatgaaaagttagcatgtccTCTATCATTACGATGGCCTTCACAACTATGGCGTCCCACCCACTTCCTAATCTCCCACATATCATCATGGCCATTTGTGTAACAGAAACTTCACACCGACATTCATTCGCTTTTTCAGCGTCGGTCTTGCTGATAATAGCTATCCCATCTTCTGTCCTCCCTGCTGGATATTTGCATacggcatgccaccttcttaatttgctctcaaccaccctaaattgtcggtgttgcctcagactccacatggtaatagcagtcttcacatgcagcttgctatcaaattttgttcccgcATTAATCCGATACGAGTGTTCTTCATCCCAGTACATAGTACTGCGTTCATTACCAACTTCAGGTACCTCAGAAGGACCACTCGGCGGTCTGCGAAAATATTTCAACCCACTGTGAACGTATTCTGGAAGTGGCTGTTCACCTTGCACGACGGGTTTACACACTACCTCCTCATCACTAGAAAGATCACATTaatcatcacttaaaatatcatcagatgatgatgacgacaatGGTTGATCAAGGTCTCCTCGTACAACATGAACATCAATATGCTCTTGAACATTCTCTTGAGTATTCAATCCAACATCTACAGCATCTGCAACATCTGTTTGCTCATTCATACCGCAATCAATGCTCATAGGTTCAACCCTCGTAGATGATCCAacaccataatcaacaactggtaGGATTAAGGCATTTCCAATAGACgcatactcaacaaataattcaatatgacGAGTATAATTTAAAGCCTCAttgaacataaacatcacaCTGCCATCACTGTCAACCCTAGTGCATATATACCTCGCGGTACCCAAGAAACAATGATGGAGTGTTGATTTGAATCTATCTTTATCTTAGCATatatcattgcaactaattcGGAAAATGAAACACACGAATTCAATACGATGGAGGCTCTCGCACGAGGTGGATCATAACCAATGCACACTTGAGGAAGTTGAACTATTCTAccatcccaatataaactcatGAATACTGGCATGATTtctgcaaatatatatataaaccaCCAACAATTAGagacaattttttttctataaacccTAATCTagtaagtttaaaataaatttatcaaaaaccctaataatatgcaaataaactacaaataatggaggaatgttgaaagattgaaggaaacttaccggAATATAACGGAATGTGGCCAAGAAATCGCCTTTCTCCCTTTCTGCCGCGTCTGAATGAGGCTACTGCCTCTCCCTCGTCTGATTTATGCGatttagagacgcatgagcctcatgcgtcttaggggcgatttagagacgcatgagcctcatgcgtctctccctaagacgcatgacgctcaagCGTCGtctgataaaataaaataaaaatagcgacgcatgacgcttatgcgtctttgcctgtgacgcatgacggttatgcgtcgttaaaaaaaattcgaaaaaattaagagatgcatgaccctcatgcgtctcccttaaagacgcataatcgtcatgcgtttcattaaaaagagacgcataagggtcatgcgtctctcccaaactcggaataaaaaaaaagtccaatACAACCGAGGAATGTTATCTGCAtcctagaacaaaaaaagaaaaaacccattTATTTTCTGGTTTAACATTCCTAATACCTCTTTCAAAACCGAACTTAGAAAATATGAAGTGCACACTATTACCAAATTGGagtaaaaacaaatcaattCAGACATTTATTTTGTATCATGTCAGTGTATGTACAGCATTATTGAGATTAGTATCCAAGAAAAATTGTACAAGCATAAGTAACAAGAATTAAGATTACATAGACTCTTCAAAccaaaatatgttaattaataagCTTTTGCATCAGCTTTATTCCAGCCTCaaaattgaaaactaaaataaataagtacCATGTATTAATATGGATCATCTCTAGGTTTATCTAGAGTCTTTAGCTTTTTTCGCCTCGCCCTCGGAAACAAGAGCTGCTGAATCTGTTTATCTGCAGCACACTCTGAGGTCGCCTACACAACAAGAAACGGAGAAAATCAATGTCGTTGCAATGGGGTAATTTGATCTATCTGTTCATAAGAGATGCCTCATGGGACAAGAATCTGCTTAACTGACCCGGGTTTTGAAGGAGAAACGATGTGTCCGTACTTCTGTTCCTGAATACACTCTAACATCCATGCCAAGGCTGTCAACTCCAATTAGATTTGCACCCTACGAAACAGCAAGTCGTTAGACAATCTGAGTTTGTTATGTACACCATCGTCTCTACAACTCCCTTGGTTCTGTAAATATAAATGATTTTAGGAGCAATAGTTGTTGGTATGTACGGCACTAACCTCAACGTGTAGCCCTTTCTTTTTGCAGAGTGCTTTAAGAGCAACACTGCACCTTTTTCCAGTCTGAACAAATCGCTCAAGAATTGATGGGTTTGAGTGCACAAGAATGTCAGGCTCGGCATACTGAAAATCCTGAATACCAATCATTGACTGCAAAAGAACCGTGACAGAAGTCAGAAATCAATGTCATACCACTCAAGTATGCTCTTTCCACGCTGATAACAAAAACAAGAATTGATTCTAAACTAAGGCTAAAGTGAATTGAGAGTGAATAAAAACTCATAACCAATCCTCATCATAATCCGGACACTTACTGCTCTTTCATCTCTAAAACTTCATTTCTACACATATACATACCTGAATCCCGTAGACCGAGAATAGTTCAATCTTTGCGATATCCAATCTATAGATGGTTGATCTACCGCATCTTCCATCATCCTTTGTACTGTAGCTCATGATATCTCCATCTGACAAAACCAGCTTCAGAGAAATCAAAAGGCGGAATAAAGCTGGCGAACTAACTATGAAACATCAAAATGAGATATGAAATAAAAAGATCAGAATAAGGCGAGACAGAAATAAAGTGCACTTGTTGTAACATAATCATATTAAGTCCAACAACGGGATtagaggaaaagaaaagaagggCTAGATCCGACGGGATTGAGAAATACACTACACGGATCAGTTACCTTTGCAGTCTGAGGTGTCACTATCACTTTCTTCATCATGGAAGAGACGTCGGAGGTAAAACTCTTCATCTATGAACGTAGGCTTGAGAAACCCCCATACAGCAACACCATTTGATGGGCGATCCATCTTTTTAGTATGTTCAACATTAATAGCCTACAATGGTGAAGGAACAACCGAAAAAAtggttttaatatataaataacagATCTTAAAAGTACCTGAAACATTTTGTGTTGTAGTATTAAATTGAACAACCTTTGACAAGCACTTGGCAAAGTAAACTGGATGCGTCCAGTTGGAATTCTCAGACATCCCCCAATCATTCCAAATGCCAGCCTTATTAGGTTCATCTACCTGGTTTAGAAAAAACGTATGTTGTCTAAAAGAGTGGAATAGCGAACCAGAGgacaaatattaaaatttgtgcgATAGAACTTTTTCTCACTTCAAAGTAGTCATCAGCAAATAAATCATCATCTCCACTATCAAAGTCCAAGATATCATCTAAAAGATCCATTTTCCTGCTCTCGTAGTATGAGATGTCCATTCCAATTAAAGCGGTCTAAGGGCATACAAATTGATATATTGTCAGGACATAATATAAACAGAAGAGGGGGTTTTTTCAAATGCATTTGATTAAGATATGTTTATACTTCGTGAAAATGGACAAACCCCTTTAATTTCCAGAAATCAATTGGAATTTCAGTAATGACAGTGTGACATCAGTAAATATTTCTGATTGAACTTTCATCaaattctctcttcatctccaTATTAAGAAGTGATAAAACTCTATATCTTTCAAAAGAATAAAACAATTGACAATAGTGAATTATGGTTTCAACACAAAAAAGAGTAATATCGTCTACAGTTTCCCAACTAAGAGAAATATGGGAAAAGGAATAAAGCTAAAGTGCAGCATTAAAATCTCACCACAGGATTACTAGCTCCATGATCTTGCAAGATGTTTTGACTGTCATGAACCTCAACAAATATATCTGAAGATAAGTGGAAAGCATTTTGAAGAAATGACTGTAGGTATAAAAAAAGCAGCATATTAAAAGATTGTCAGACTCTATAAATGGGAGAGCCAAACCTCCAAAGTCATCGATAACATAGTCGAATTCAGCCCATGAGATTTGTTCATGTGGCTCATAGTGCACACTACTAGGGAATATCAACAATGCCTTGCTGTTAGCCTAAGCAAAGAACCAAAATTACATGATATAATACAAGATCCTGACTAAATAAATGAGCATGTACATGTTACAATTATAACACAGGATATCTAACTTGAAGCTTAAATATATCATATATTAATGGGAAAACCTCGACGGCAGTCCTGGCAATTTCAGCAGATGTAGGCATTGCATCACGAGCACGCCCATTATCTCTCAACTCCTCAAGTGGATGATAACCGGTAGCATAACTAGACGAGTCAGGGACTGAATCTGAATAATCAGCAGCTACTGAAACTTGTGAAACACAAATATCACGCCCCTGAAGTGACCAGTGAAACTGAGCACTCCCAAAGAGATGTTCCCTTCTGAAGCAGAAAAGTTCAGTTGTTTCATCAGAACTAAATCCAAAGGAGGAATCAACAAAGATGGAAACAGTGAAAACTTCTATGTTTCTTCAATTAATAGCAGGGAAGAATTATCATTGTTATGTTACCTGTCCCATTAGTTGGCAAGTCCATAAGACTATCTTACAAATTCAGTAAGCATATACCCCGATCTCTACTCTTACAAAGTAAACCAGGAGTTGTCATGAATTTTTTCACTATAGTATTGTATTTTTTCTAGTTTTTAAAGTAGTTGGCAATTGACATTCTAACATCACACTTACATTCCTAAAAACAATTTGAATTCCAAACCCTCTTATTCCCGTAGCAGTTcaacttttatttaaaaaggaGAAAGCAGCAGAAGTAATATTACAGAAGCAGGGCACACTTGTGCACAGAGTGTAAACAGGTGAAGATGGTGGCAACTGAAGAAATGTAACAAGTCTGCACCTCAAGCCTGAATACTGCGAAACTCGTTGAAGCTCAAACGGTGTCTTAATCGAACTGCAAGATAATCCATGTGACACTGAGCAGATCATGGGTTCAACATGACATCTTAGGCAGTTGGAGCATCCTAGATGAGGGAAATGCAGTAAGAATCAAGAAAATGATGATTCAGAAGCCATTGAAAGATTCACATATTAACGACATACTAACGATGAAATCGTAGAAGCATCAAATCCACCTTGAAGAACTCAATGAAGTTACAGATCAACAGTATTACATGCCAAATACTCatttctattttgttttacCACTCCATACGTTCcgtccatagtagtggagtcattttgccattttggtacgttccatagtagtgaagtcatttccCAACACATTTCTtgtcacttactttactctctcttcatctctcaacctttttcatttcctactttattctttatttacttaactcacttagcATAATTTTTTTCTTGGGTGCCGAAAAGAAAAGCCTCTACTTTTTATCTTTTCCCCTCATTGATTAATAATGCATAGCTCGATTAAGGGCATGGACAATAAGTAACAGAAACAATCAGGCATTTCTTTCCACCAACCAATCACAGATTTAGTCTATACCTATGCCTCACAATTAGGAAAGGGCGACAGGGAACTGAGCCATCACGAATTTAGCCTTAATTGAAAACTTCAacattttttaattcaaataaaaaggcAATTGCTTTAATTTCTcgaaagggaaaagaaaaaggaagaaacTTGGCGATGAGATAAGAAGAGCGAAAAAGGGCAAGAAATTAGTAAAAACAGAATTGGGAAAAGATGAATTGAGGTAGAGTAGAATTACCAAGCGAGAAAGAAGATGAGGATGGTGGTGGTGTAGTTGAAACCAGCATCGATCTATTGATAATTTGATGAGAGGAGAGTTATAGCAGCCGCAAATTGTTAAATAGAATGGGGCAGGCGTATGTTGGAGACGTCGCTGTCTTACCTTGTTTGTCACTTCTAACTTGCAATTACTTCCACTGACTGTTGCTGCTGCAATTACATAAGATAGCTTTAATGGCCCAGTTCCGTGTGTGTTTGTGTGAGAGAGATAAAGCAAGACCTTTGACTTGCACGTGTCTAATCTTGATAAATAGTTTTggtttaaaaagaaaaaaaatataggaaataaAGTTTCCTTTTAAGTGTTTCAATGTATAGATATTTGTTTTGTGCACTCATACATTTCACACATTCATTCACACTTCCTTATTTCATTATTCATTCCATCGTTCATTTTCATATCCAAAACTTCAAATTTCTGTTTCAATGGATTCTAAAGAACTAACTTGATTTTGTCTTGGAAGTCATGGAGTCAACCTACATAAACTCAACTTCGATATACACAACAGCAATTCGGTCCACCTTCCCACCCAAATGATTCTCAAGCTGGGCATACCTCCTCTCCGAGAATTGGTTCGCCGTCAGCTCCCTAACTCTTAGATGGACCGGAGGCACCAAAAACTGAAGCTCGCATAGCATGTTTAGTGGAAGATACCAAAAGTATATTCAAGtgatatatcgatatttttgaAAATCCAGTTGTTGTCAactcctaagagcatccgcagcggtggcggttggcgccaccgccgtccgtgccagcggcaaggcgaaggaccgccaccgctgcaaccgcgccgctggcacggcgctgctcgatgtatcgagcacgtccgtgccagcggacgcacacgtggcggtctctgattcgccaacggcatagccgttggtttcaaacatttttttattttttttttaaaaaaatcggatttttattaaaaaaatcgataaaaaataaaaaaaaaaaatttcacttccccaaaaaattatatgcgtagtcttcctcgggttatattagccaataattatgtaatttttaatttttaggagtttaattatgtaatttttaatttttagtattttaattatgtaatttttaatttttaggattttaattatgtctttttattttatttgtaatttgttatttttattgtggttttttaatgaattttagtattatgaaaatgtttttgtgtaattaaattttatattaattgtgctcgtccttgcgaaagagcacagttgtgggtgttgtgctcttgccagagagcagacatgaatagtaccgcccgggcccacaaccgtgccgctggtaagagcacggttgtggatgctctaatatgtAACAATGTTCTGAAGCCACAAGATTGAGATGTGAAATGGAATAGGCCTAGATTGATCTTATTTATTGTAATAGACCCCAATTAAGCATGTTTGTAAACCCATGCCCGGCTCAGACTTAGGCCCGCAAGGAGCCACCCAGACCTAGGACTAGACCACCAGAGGCCAATAATTACTATAGTAAACTCTtcttacaaaatatataaaaaatgtccCTATGAAATGTTAGACTTGTGACATTCAAGTTTATTTTGACTTAAGCACTTATCTATATAAGTTGTTTTGAATTTTATCTGACATAAACTTATACATAAAAATAGTCCAAAATCCAATGCATTTCAACCCACTTATCAAGAGAGCCTGACTCACTTCTGACATGACCCTACTTAGTCTCAATCCAAGCAACCCTTGCTAGCCATGGCGTGGGTTGAGCATTAGACAAGCATGCCTAAGAGTAAATGCAACACTGTTGCAAGTGATGTCGAACATTGTGACCGCAAGTGAGGCTGGACCACATGGAGTTGTGTGTGGTCGGTCTTATGCGGTTGCGTTGCACGTAAAGGGAATGGTGCAACACCAGTCGATGAGGTGCC contains:
- the LOC121811038 gene encoding serine/threonine-protein phosphatase 7 long form homolog encodes the protein MTALINQTRIPLGDDLSTYVYIQRARIHALILLGGLILPDTTGCKVPFMWLNALENPEEVKNISWGSAALSYLYHYLCGASMDKRKELGGPMILLQLWAWERMPTLRLAFIGSVVHEPYTPCGARWKGTTQIGNAPRHSVEHYRDQISLIRPGQFIWTPYAHCILPEYCSDVNGCSLCETYLVCWTYVEEHEAGRVRRQFNRYQDIPQYVDRMLKNADHFRKNDRRGKKGNNWENTHQFYIGEWGLRYERFQAIDDAPMSMNIPMSPRYMAWYNKITVTYLTQPGVQPTAGMNESACSMRLFVEGFQQVFHLTIEDEMDPRMRQIREIARHVLQSTNNADAMEYPTSQHQDVVNPYQPEVVPRRRGVPVEEEDDDEVEDENDNIAEENEEEDVVQSIHVQPRPAAEGSSRGGVGKIMSKVYKRLSSRKNKGIEPSKYTPSSYK
- the LOC121744568 gene encoding uncharacterized protein At3g49140-like isoform X2; this encodes MLVSTTPPPSSSSFSLGCSNCLRCHVEPMICSVSHGLSCSSIKTPFELQRVSQYSGLRREHLFGSAQFHWSLQGRDICVSQVSVAADYSDSVPDSSSYATGYHPLEELRDNGRARDAMPTSAEIARTAVEANSKALLIFPSSVHYEPHEQISWAEFDYVIDDFGDIFVEVHDSQNILQDHGASNPVVDEPNKAGIWNDWGMSENSNWTHPVYFAKCLSKAINVEHTKKMDRPSNGVAVWGFLKPTFIDEEFYLRRLFHDEESDSDTSDCKDGDIMSYSTKDDGRCGRSTIYRLDIAKIELFSVYGIQSMIGIQDFQYAEPDILVHSNPSILERFVQTGKRCSVALKALCKKKGLHVEGANLIGVDSLGMDVRVYSGTEVRTHRFSFKTRATSECAADKQIQQLLFPRARRKKLKTLDKPRDDPY
- the LOC121744568 gene encoding uncharacterized protein At3g49140-like isoform X1, producing MLVSTTPPPSSSSFSLGCSNCLRCHVEPMICSVSHGLSCSSIKTPFELQRVSQYSGLRREHLFGSAQFHWSLQGRDICVSQVSVAADYSDSVPDSSSYATGYHPLEELRDNGRARDAMPTSAEIARTAVEANSKALLIFPSSVHYEPHEQISWAEFDYVIDDFGDIFVEVHDSQNILQDHGASNPVTALIGMDISYYESRKMDLLDDILDFDSGDDDLFADDYFEVDEPNKAGIWNDWGMSENSNWTHPVYFAKCLSKAINVEHTKKMDRPSNGVAVWGFLKPTFIDEEFYLRRLFHDEESDSDTSDCKDGDIMSYSTKDDGRCGRSTIYRLDIAKIELFSVYGIQSMIGIQDFQYAEPDILVHSNPSILERFVQTGKRCSVALKALCKKKGLHVEGANLIGVDSLGMDVRVYSGTEVRTHRFSFKTRATSECAADKQIQQLLFPRARRKKLKTLDKPRDDPY